The window AAATTATAGTGCTCTTAACTATACAGGTACTGTCAATTAGAATATCTGATTGTTTTTAGCATACATGATGACATCAAAGATCATGCAACAACTTATAATAGATTTAATGCTGTTACAATGTGGTGTCTCGTTGCCTAAGTAACAAGGCAGTAGTGTCTCTTCAGCTTACAGTTTAATGTTCTATGTTACTCGGTTAGCAAGGCAGTAGAGGCTTTTCAGCTTGTTTGGGTGTTTTTTGAATTTACGATTAGTTATTATGCTACGAGATTTTGGTAATGCCTATGAATCCTGATCATGCaaacaattttatattcttCCTTGTCTGAGGCAGTAGATTTTTCAAATTGTAGTGTTTTCTTTGCGCAAGTTTACTGAGTTTCCTTGACAACAGGATTGGTCAAGATACTGAAGAAATACGACAAAAGAACAGGTGCTCTCCTTCGCTTGCCCTTTATCCAGAAGGTTGTACAACAACCTTTTTTCACCACTGACTTGCTTTACAAGCTCGTGAAGGAGTGTGAAGCAATGCTAGACGGCCTCTTTCCTATGGCTGAACTGCCACCTTCATCTGAGATACTGAACAAGGACGATACCTTAACCTCTGCCCCTGCCAAAAATGATGACACAGTCGAAATTGCCAAGGACCTTGCTGATATCGAGTACATGAAAAGTTTGTACATGAAGAGCACCATATCAGCATTACGAGCTTTGAAAGAAATTCGAAGCGGAAGCTCCACTGTTAGTGCTTTCTCATTGCCACCTCTGCAAATTAGTGGAAGGGAAGATGCATGGATCCAAACCCCAGTTCTTCCACAAGAAGCCAAATAGTATAGTTTAAGTTTTTAGTCTTTGGATCGCTCATCTACACCGTTTAAGTTTGATGTTGTACCTTTGGTGATCATTCTACGCACATGTA of the Daucus carota subsp. sativus chromosome 4, DH1 v3.0, whole genome shotgun sequence genome contains:
- the LOC108215992 gene encoding SPX domain-containing protein 1, which translates into the protein MKFGKSLSNQIDETLPEWRDKFLSYKELKKRLKLINPSVAAVDDSSRPEKRRRLSAGENMSDEEIDFLNLLEDELEKFNSFFVEKEEEYIIRLKDLRDRVASAKDWSEEMIDIRKEIVDFHGEMVLLENYSALNYTGLVKILKKYDKRTGALLRLPFIQKVVQQPFFTTDLLYKLVKECEAMLDGLFPMAELPPSSEILNKDDTLTSAPAKNDDTVEIAKDLADIEYMKSLYMKSTISALRALKEIRSGSSTVSAFSLPPLQISGREDAWIQTPVLPQEAK